A single window of Rhipicephalus microplus isolate Deutch F79 chromosome 5, USDA_Rmic, whole genome shotgun sequence DNA harbors:
- the LOC142817786 gene encoding uncharacterized protein LOC142817786, with protein MVCGRRCGTVPSWSPLFLVLVTLATLAAGVEQSQQQQQQSAQVAAPSSDKDIETRGSTKSIVTVAPSASSPPAAYQYGYEVGSAPTSMLDAGAKESSAIALGRYPVKDSAVGTQQVEDASGRTFRSGLVSDSALRVEQGRSSPVFFEPKTPEKEEESALVTSYEIPRASAIPAPKKSAEDSSTGGEQTETVLSQPNKNERRIVVTSKGSLPITQRQQKRVNQAQKSETSQERPRTYHSRTFPKPQRTPQYRPTSRPQYKLRATSHPTPTSVVDYESKQASTEQSTRGQASQINHQSPPTASLTSQESSKQEHRAAGGYDKGPQLTQKPRTGNAYEIRTPHSTQYVSIGGDAAIKGAAAAAARYKHYSDQQEQQRQQQTPASTDSGYSSYDSPSYQSTTPVQSDQTNHGSGYSTDTQQDAYNQGYGPHDTRSVTVGASTQVSGYNQGTTSQKNTQGQKDQYEYHRGTAYTAPVSDTSSRRPTQPSSSLSFKHGYTSSKKGGTKQAPQSSRETYHHHYQQQYHHQQHQQQNQHHQNQQQQQQQQQNQQPQQQTSQQNQHNSGYYGSQEVSQQTRTPAYDSRYQTTPKAPKTQTTLYKYHHGTYQQDRTQKGDDGQGPFSPIDYSRQGNHGQNTQSITTPSHRPYSPQPEQHYGQAQSLGKTTTRSNTASRQPTPQYSKPAPPHLQSDFRATPKPDHQQGGGQLPIPPPPPTPPPQDAQVLLVEINNPHVQAQIRGQQLNAIQQQQQQQQQQQQQQQQQQQQQQQQQQQQQQQQLQQQQQENFFQQRPLADLLANHQKLPLMQQLHFLGAAGPNQPLRVPIIETTSPLLGGGPQGGPQLQNLRQEIQRQLQQLNQPHQQPFLFGQPHDAIQQMLKSQHLYVQQNQGVQKVITQGPVPIELRVEPLFDVNNRGGGDGGGIKDVRIQAFKPIPLQSSQHGHQGGPNDIPFEVNMLVDAAKKAIMSAGGFPKPEVIVVDGSQGGQMPENVLRAVQQILNSEHAARNEHSRQPKGSASHHSQQKSHAEQPFPPPANVKLNDKLNIQVAGLLVDSHSLQSVFPKNLIHGTGSSKLRYNEPVNVHIPVGDLPPRPAVDVRIRGPDGRVSQVLVPLHDANKLAALAKGSNGGNNFAGSSFPASLFQGVQHFGGGGGGTHQGPKEGLLVGGSTQQPALGIGPVRLGEKVSLIDGSGGTLQIADLPQFDPTALTAEATDLIQISHL; from the exons ATGGTGTGCGGACGGCGGTGCGGGACAGTGCCG TCATGGAGTCCACTGTTCCTGGTCCTAGTCACACTGGCGACGCTTGCCGCAGGAGTCGAGCAgtcgcaacagcagcagcagcagtcagcCCAAGTCGCTGCCCCGTCCTCCGACAAGGACATCGAAACCAGGGGCTCCACCAAGTCTATCGTCACTGTGGCTCCATCTGCATCGTCACCACCGGCG GCCTACCAGTATGGTTACGAAGTGGGTTCCGCGCCTACATCGATGCTGGATGCGGGCGCCAAGGAGTCCAGCGCCATTGCACTAGGACGGTACCCCGTAAAGGACAGTGCCGTGGGAACCCAGCAG GTCGAGGACGCTTCGGGACGGACCTTCAGGTCGGGCCTCGTCTCCGATTCCGCGCTTCGAGTCGAGCAGGGGCGCAGCAGTCCGGTTTTCTTCGAACCTAAGACGCCGGAGAAAGAAGAAGAGTCTGCTCTGGTCACCAGTTACGAGATACCGCGTGCGTCTGCCATACCAGCGCCTAAGAAGAGTGCAGAAGACTCCAGCACCGGCGGAGAGCAAACCGAAACGGTGTTGAGCCAACCCAACAAGAACGAACGAAGAATCGTGGTCACGTCAAAGGGATCCCTTCCCATTACTCAGAGGCAGCAGAAACGCGTGAACCAGGCGCAGAAGAGCGAGACGTCTCAGGAAAGGCCAAGGACCTACCATTCGAGAACGTTCCCCAAGCCTCAGAGGACGCCCCAGTACCGGCCCACGTCGCGACCACAGTACAAGCTGAGGGCGACGTCTCATCCAACTCCCACGTCTGTTGTCGACTACGAATCAAAACAGGCGAGCACGGAACAGTCGACACGGGGTCAGGCGAGTCAGATTAACCATCAAAGCCCACCAACGGCGAGTCTGACCAGTCAAGAAAGCTCGAAGCAAGAGCACAGGGCCGCAGGAGGCTACGATAAGGGGCCGCAGCTGACGCAGAAGCCCCGTACAGGCAACGCGTATGAAATAAGGACACCACATTCCACTCAGTACGTGAGTATCGGAGGAGACGCTGCGATAAAGGGGGCGGCTGCTGCTGCGGCCAGGTACAAACACTATTCAGACCAGCAAGAACAGCAACGGCAACAGCAGACGCCTGCGTCAACGGATAGCGGGTACAGCTCTTACGACTCCCCATCGTATCAGAGCACCACGCCTGTGCAATCGGATCAAACGAACCATGGTTCTGGTTACTCTACCGATACCCAGCAAGACGCGTACAACCAGGGGTACGGACCACATGACACCAGAAGTGTCACGGTAGGAGCATCTACCCAGGTGTCTGGCTACAACCAAGGGACGACCAGCCAAAAGAACACGCAGGGGCAGAAAGATCAGTACGAGTACCACCGCGGCACTGCGTACACAGCGCCAGTGAGTGACACGTCCTCACGGAGACCGACTCAGCCGAGCTCTTCATTGTCGTTCAAACATGGCTACACGTCTTCCAAAAAGGGCGGCACAAAACAGGCGCCGCAATCCTCTCGTGAAAcataccaccaccactaccagcAGCAGTACCACCatcagcagcaccagcagcaaaATCAGCACCATCagaatcagcagcagcagcagcagcagcagcaaaatcAGCAGCCACAACAGCAAACATCACAACAAAACCAGCATAACTCTGGTTATTACGGCAGTCAAGAGGTATCTCAGCAAACGAGAACGCCCGCGTATGACTCGCGGTACCAGACAACTCCCAAGGCACCTAAAACGCAAACTACCCTGTACAAGTATCACCACGGAACCTACCAGCAGGACAGAACGCAGAAAGGCGATGACGGACAGGGACCATTTTCTCCGATAGATTACAGCCGCCAAGGAAATCATGGCCAGAACACGCAGAGCATTACGACACCTTCGCATCGCCCTTACTCTCCGCAGCCCGAACAGCACTACGGCCAAGCGCAGTCATTAGGAAAAACTACCACAAGATCTAATACTGCATCCAGACAGCCGACGCCACAGTACTCGAAACCTGCTCCGCCACATCTTCAAAGTGATTTCCGTGCTACTCCGAAGCCAGACCATCAGCAAGGTGGCGGACAGCTCCCGATACCTCCACCACCACCGACGCCACCTCCACAAGACGCGCAGGTACTGCTGGTCGAAATCAACAACCCGCATGTGCAGGCACAAATCCGCGGTCAACAACTCAACGccatacagcagcagcagcagcagcagcagcagcagcagcagcagcagcagcagcagcagcagcagcagcagcagcagcagcagcaacaacaacaacagcagctgcagcagcagcagcaggagaaCTTCTTTCAGCAGCGTCCTCTAGCTGACCTGCTGGCCAACCACCAGAAGCTTCCGCTCATGCAGCAACTTCACTTCCTGGGAGCCGCGGGCCCAAACCAGCCGTTACGTGTTCCCATCATCGAGACGACGTCGCCACTGCTTGGCGGAGGTCCTCAAGGAGGACCTCAGCTTCAAAACCTCAGGCAGGAGATCCAGCGACAACTGCAGCAGCTCAACCAACCCCACCAACAGCCGTTCCTGTTCGGGCAGCCTCACGATGCAATCCAGCAGATGCTTAAGTCGCAACACCTCTACGTGCAGCAAAACCAGGGTGTACAGAAGGTCATCACGCAAGGGCCAGTGCCCATAGAACTGAGGGTCGAGCCCCTCTTCGACGTGAACAACAGGGGAGGGGGCGACGGAGGCGGCATCAAGGACGTACGCATACAAGCGTTTAAGCCAATTCCCCTGCAGTCATCACAGCACGGCCATCAGGGTGGGCCGAACGACATCCCCTTCGAAGTTAACATGCTTGTGGACGCTGCCAAGAAGGCTATCATGTCGGCGGGAGGATTCCCAAAGCCCGAAGTGATCGTCGTGGATGGAAGCCAG GGTGGCCAGATGCCCGAAAACGTGCTGCGAGCCGTGCAGCAGATCCTGAACAGCGAGCACGCCGCTCGTAACGAGCACAGCCGCCAGCCGAAGGGCTCGGCCTCGCACCACTCGCAGCAAAAGAGCCACGCCGAGCAGCCGTTTCCTCCGCCGGCGAACGTCAAGCTGAACGACAAGCTCAACATCCAGGTCGCCGGTCTCCTGGTGGACAGCCACAGCCTGCAGAGCGTCTTCCCCAAGAACCTCATCCACGGCACGGGCAGCTCCAAGCTGCGCTACAACGAACCCGTCAACGTGCACATACCGGTGGGCGACCTCCCGCCGCGTCCGGCGGTAGACGTGCGCATCAGAGGACCCGACGGAAGGGTCTCGCAAGTGCTTGTTCCGCTTCACGATGCG AACAAGCTGGCTGCTTTGGCCAAAGGGTCTAATGGAGGCAATAACTTCGCCGGCTCTTCATTCCCGGCAAGCCTATTCCAAGGCGTACAACATTTCGGTGGTGGCGGAGGAGGCACACACCAGGGACCCAAGGAGGGTCTACTCGTGGGCGGTTCGACCCAACAGCCAGCGCTCGGCATCGGACCCGTCCGGTTAGGCGAGAAAGTGAGCCTCATAGACGGTTCCGGCGGGACGCTGCAAATCGCAGACCTGCCGCAGTTTGACCCAACGGCTTTGACGGCGGAGGCAACGGACTTGATCCAAATCAGCCATCTCTGA